AGCCTCTCCAGGCACTAATAGTCTGTGTTTGccttgatgtaggagggtcccaCTATTTGTACCAGAACAGATCCTGCTCGGCAAATAATTGCATCAAGAACAGCGCCCAAGTGGCCTTCACAGTGCACGTGTTTGATGACCAAAGCTTCCATTTTGCAAGCCAGTGCTGCCAAGGAGAGGCATGCAACGACACCAACCACGGTTTGTACTGGGTCCAACAGCCTGTCCTGTGTCACACCTCCATGCTCCACCCTTGATTTTCTGTCTGGTTTGCTTGGCTGGGGGTGGATGTCTCAAGTCCGTGCACTTCAGCACACAGCTGGATGACGTTAGTAGTCCCACAAGAAACATGTGAGATGTTCAGCCAGCCCAATAtcatgctttctttcctcttctacaATGAAAATAGGGATCTCACGGTTCGTTTGTGTGGCCAGTGAAGCAAGTGCTCACTAGTCATTCTTAAACTTTGTGATCTCAGGGCATCAACTAAGAGTTTCTTTTAGACAATGTTTCCTGTGTTCAAGGCtcacctcaaacttgctatggagccaaggatgacctttactcagtcctcctgcctctgctttctgagtgttgggattataggtgtgtaccaccacacctggcaacatTCTAAGTCTCAAAACAAGTGATGACTCCCCAAATCTTTTGTTTATATGATCTCTACTTGCTAACATTTACAAGGTTGGGAAATAAAGCTAAGCAAATTcacaaatcttaatttttttactcaaaagcaaaaatatttagctgggcatggtggcacatgcctttaaatcctagAACTTTGATGTAGAagaagagacaggtagatctctattagtttgaggccagcctgggctacatagtgagatgctgtctcagaaacaaaaaacaaataaaaagttatgCATATTAATACTAATagagttttatataaaataacttccaaaaaacatttaatgaaatGAATGGCATtgttccatatatatgtatatatgtacatatatgtatacatttatttatttttattttatgtgtgtgtgcttgcatgtatgtgtaccatgcatgtgcaatgcccacagaggccagaagagggcatcagatcctctggaactggagttacagaggattgtgatctgccatatggtggctgggaactgaacctgggaatcgagcctgtgctcttaatcgctcagccatctctctagcatcgCACCCTCAAATATATACTTTGATAGAGTGTTTTGACTTCTGGTTTAGCTGGAAGCTGGGATCTCATGTTTGCTTGTGTATTTAGTCTGTTTCAGTCTCACTCATTATGTGGGGCTTCTGGAAAATTCTGCTGCAAGCACACAAGGCAATAGGAGAAACAGGAGCAGATAAGACCTTGATGTTGTATAAAAATGGTTTTAGCCTCTTGGAATCCCTGCAGGGCCTCAGGGACCCAGGAGTTCCTGACCACAATTTGAGAGGTCGTCAAAGAGAAGTAATGTCAATCAGATACCTGATGGCTAATACTTCAAACAGCTGGCTGGTGTTGGCATTGGTTACAGCTtggattctttcctttcttgctccTGTCTACCCCAGGGCACTGTGGACTGGCTGCCCCATAAGGGTGGCCTCAGGGGTTGTACATGGGAAAACTTTGGACAAAGCACGTGTCTTTGGGGCTAGATCTGAGGTTCCCTGATCACAGACTCTCCAGCCACTTCTCTGCTTGcctgtcccctcttccccagGGCAGTGTGAGAACATGATTCTAAGCAATGGCTTTCCTTTACCCAGGAACACAGGCTCTCACCAACACCCAGTGCTCTGCTTGCTATAGCTACAACACAACAAACTGCGAGGAGAAAACCCGGCAGTGTTTCCAAGGAGAACGATGTGTTCACATCATTGCTGAGTTTGTAAACGGTAAGTCTGGGACTTCAGTTCCTTAACGAGGCTGGAGTGGAAACACATCGGGTCTTGATCCAAGTTCTGAGCTAAGAAGGGCAGAAGGGCTGGGGAGGGTGGAAGTAAGGGGGGATTAGCTCAGGATGCCTTTCAGCTAGAGACTTCCAGAGAGTCTTCTGCTGGTTGCTACTTGCTACATCCGCTCTTAGTCCAGGGCTACTTCTGGTTGCCTGTCTCCTACCCTCCTGTGGTTACACCCCAGTCTCACTTATTTGACTTCATGGCCCTCTGGCACTTGCTTTGGTCCTAGGCCGCCATTGCTCTATAAGTGTGGAGAGGCGTGACTTACTTGTTTTTAtacctatatatacacacacgtttCTTCTACATCTTGAGAGGTGTTGGCTTGGGGCAGCTGGGGCCATCcggttatttctttttttcctacaaaAGTAAACTGACAGTGGCCATCATTTTGTCAGAGTATCCACCCTGCCTGATGGCAGCATGCAGAACACATTTGCTCCTTGCTAATGGAACAGCCCTGGGGCCTCTGCTGTCTGTAGCTCTGTCCTTATTTTCCTAGGACAGAGCAGACCTCGGCTGGTCCActgtggtgggaggtggggttgggggtgggtgggtggcagagggcaGTGGGGCGAGGCTAGGGCCTTCTCAGCAGTCGGATCTGGAAGTAAATGTGCAGTGTCCTCCTACACTACACTGGGGAGAACCAATGTGTCCATCCTTGCTAAGGGAACCTTGGGAATGTGGTCTAGTGACTTCTAAGTAGGAAAAAAAGAGGTACAAACCAAAAATGAATAACCAGCCTGTCTCAGCTAATACATCGCTCAGACTAAAAGGGTTTAAGGCCTGCACCCaaatacaatttcatttctttttttttttttttcctttttttttctttctttctttctttctttctttctttctttctttctttctttctttctttctttcttcttcttcttcttcttcttcttcttcttcttcttcttcttcttcttcttcttcttcttcttcttcttcttcttcttcttcttcttcttctttttgcctAACATCAACTTCAAAGCTTACCTATAATCCCGGAGTTTCCAGTGGATCCAAGCACCTTCTCTTTTAGGTGAAGTTAGAGACATAGATATTTCCCACGTACCCTTGCTGCCTGGGTCAAGTGTAATTGTCACCACTGTCAAAGTGCTCACCACAGTGGTAAGCCTACACAGGCACTCGTTGTCACCCAAGTCCGCAGTTCACCTCAGGGTTCACTCCTGATATAGTCCATTCCAGCAGGACGGTGTCACATAGAGGAGGCCTTCTGGGTCCCACCTGCTCgggcttttcttcttccccacaAGACTCTGGCAACCACTGGTCTTTTACACTTCCTCTACACATTTTCTTATTCCGGTATATcggctctctctccctctccctttctgagtctctctgtgtttctctgtctctctttctactCTATCACCTAATGGAGGATATACAATGTAGGCAAACACATACATTGTACCACTTTGGGAATGGTTGAGGTGCCCACACTGGCCtggtttttaattctaaaattgtGCTTAAAGGCAGCCCAAGACCTTCTCTGCTCATCTCATCCCCGTGTCTCCTGGTGTCATCTCATTGACACCGAAAGCCAGTCAGGCCACAAATGGacccttgcttgcttgctttgtccAACGTCACTTTTAAAATCCCATTGAGGTGTACAAGCGCTTCCTGACTCAGGTTAGTTCGACTCTCAGCGCTGATACCTGGGATGAAGCAAGAGCAATCTTTTCTTCCTGGGGTCTGGAGGTCTCTTTCACACATTATGCTCTGACAGCACCAAGTCCCTTCACACCCTCGAGTCCCTTCAGTCCTCTGGGAGCTCCCTGCTTCCCAGGGATGCTGAAGTTGCAGCTGACAGACCCACAGGGGCACAACCACTCAGAAGTAGCTGCTATTATAACTACATCTTTGAAAGTGCtgaggaccttttttttttcctacaacgGGAATCAGAAACTGTTTAAATAGACAGAGCTTTGAGTCAAGACAGAGATGCTGAGCATTTCCTGTATACTTTCTgttggcttttctcttttttttctcaaggaAAATTCAGGCAGGAAGAAGTCAGATCCAGAGGAGTGAGATGTGAAAGAAAATGGGgcgggagtgggtgggtgggtgggtggagccCAGGGCGCCTACTGATTTATTCCTTTCTGAATGCAGAGTTGAAAGATGTTAACTACACTtgcccttttcttctcctcctcctcccctttctctccctgttccttcttttcccattcctccctctctgtgtttttcttggttgagtctcgctatgtagctgagggtagctttgaactcaggatcttcctgctaccgtctcccaagcactgggctTGCAGGGCTGCACCATCGCACCCAGTTTGTTTCTGGCGTTTTCATCTGACAGCTCCACAGGAACACAAGAGATGGGGCGTCCAAGACAACAGCTCCCATCCTTTCTTTAGGCCTGGGTTTATAACCCACCTTTCACAGCCTCAGTTGCTTTGGGGGTTGGGTGAGGAGGGGTccggcctctgacctccatagctCTTGTACTGCTGCTACAGTCTGGTACTCTTAATTCTGGACTTCTTCCTTAAGGTGGCTTTCAGAGGCAGAGGGGCTATTGTATGCTGCTCAACTGCCTGCAGATAAATAACTCTGTGTGGGCTGGGGCTTGGGCGGTAGGGTTGCCTAGAGTTCTGACTGTCTCCTGTGCATCTTCAGGCACTGAACGGAACCCGGTGGAGCTGAAAGGCTGTTCCGATATCAGCGAGTCTACTTGTGAAACCCTGGCTCCTGAGAACACAACAGTGGGAGAATTCTTTTTCAAGAGCGTCATATGCAAAAATGCAACCATAATCACAGACACCACCAAGACCCCTCCGACCAGCACAGGCATCAAAGCTTCCTTCACCTCCTCTGTCTTCGGCAGCCTCCTGCTTCTGAAGCTGCTGTTCTGAG
This Peromyscus leucopus breed LL Stock chromosome 8b, UCI_PerLeu_2.1, whole genome shotgun sequence DNA region includes the following protein-coding sequences:
- the LOC114686473 gene encoding ly6/PLAUR domain-containing protein 8-like: MKGILIAGVFVAFAIAVIDSLSCRQCYSPNESCSNSVTECVEGSVSCVESLVNSTLGGSHYLYQNRSCSANNCIKNSAQVAFTVHVFDDQSFHFASQCCQGEACNDTNHGTQALTNTQCSACYSYNTTNCEEKTRQCFQGERCVHIIAEFVNGTERNPVELKGCSDISESTCETLAPENTTVGEFFFKSVICKNATIITDTTKTPPTSTGIKASFTSSVFGSLLLLKLLF